The genomic stretch TCTTCAACTGCCGTATCTCTTTTTCCAACCGGCTGACTTCTCGAAAGCGGCTGACGGCAAGATCGATGATCGGCTGCAAGGACATCTCCTGCACTGGTTTGATCAGGTAAGGAAGCAGGGTGTCGGTCTCTCGGCTCCGCTGATTTTCTCGACCTCGTTCCACAAGCAGGACGACCGGACAGAGCCGTTCATCCTCTATCAAGTGGGCTACACTTTCACCATCCTTCATCGCCGGTTGAACGGAAATAAAGACAAGGTCAGGTGTGAGCCGCCGGATCAGCTTGATCGTACCGAGACCGTCTTCGGCTTCGCCAACGACCAACTGACCTAGGGCGTGCAGCAGTTTTTTTAATTCCGCTCGCTGCGTCTCGTTGGGATCGCCGAGTATCACACGCAGTCCTTGCATGGCCTTGCCTCCAACTTGTGTCTCTCTGTCCCGAAACCCAAAGCCCATGATCAACAGGTATGTTCTTTACAATGGACAGTACTTATATTTTAACGACCATCGCCACATGCGTCAAAGGGTGTCGTAGATAAATGCAAGGCTGAGGCTCTTTCATCTCGTGCTTGAGTGTTTTTTTGCTTTTATCGCCATATCCATGGACGAACCTATTCCGTCAGGGATATAATGAACCTGTCGGACGGTGCGGGATGAAAATATAACAGGAGAAATGCCATGGACTTCGCTCTACTGATCGCGACCGGCCTCGTGGTAGGAACGCTTGGCTCCCTCGTGGGGGTCGGCGGCGGATTTATCGTTGTTCCCGTGTTGCTGCTTGTCTTTGCCTATCCTCATCTATGGACGGTGTCTACTTCCCTTTTCTTCATCTTTATCAACTCCCTTGTGAGCAGTTACAACTACTCCCGGCAGAAGCGCGTCGACTTTGCCACGGGAATTCCCTTTGCTCTCAGCACCATCCCCGGCGCGCTTGTCGGCGCCCATCTTGTTCCTCACCTCAGCGGCAAAGCCTTCGATAGCGCATTCGCCATGCTCTTGCTTCTTGTCTCCCTATTCATGCTCTTTAAGCCGCAGGGCCCACCAAAGGACCGCACGCCCAACTGGATGGGCAAGAAAACGACGCGCCAGT from Heliomicrobium modesticaldum Ice1 encodes the following:
- a CDS encoding sulfite exporter TauE/SafE family protein, with the protein product MDFALLIATGLVVGTLGSLVGVGGGFIVVPVLLLVFAYPHLWTVSTSLFFIFINSLVSSYNYSRQKRVDFATGIPFALSTIPGALVGAHLVPHLSGKAFDSAFAMLLLLVSLFMLFKPQGPPKDRTPNWMGKKTTRQFTDAHGIAHEYSFSLPFGVLISFFVGFLSSIFGIGGGIIHVPVMTLIMGIPPHIATATSMFILTISSFAGTVPHLVAGDVQLVASVALSIGAIVGAHIGTRLAPQVNSRRLMQLFSIIMLVLALRLLLR
- a CDS encoding ANTAR domain-containing response regulator; protein product: MQGLRVILGDPNETQRAELKKLLHALGQLVVGEAEDGLGTIKLIRRLTPDLVFISVQPAMKDGESVAHLIEDERLCPVVLLVERGRENQRSRETDTLLPYLIKPVQEMSLQPIIDLAVSRFREVSRLEKEIRQLKNTIETRKLVEKAKGLLMRNLGINESEAFRRIQKQSMNKRMSLKAVAEAIIVAYDMQ